The following are encoded together in the Lathyrus oleraceus cultivar Zhongwan6 chromosome 3, CAAS_Psat_ZW6_1.0, whole genome shotgun sequence genome:
- the LOC127132034 gene encoding protein STRUBBELIG-RECEPTOR FAMILY 7 isoform X3 — MCGFGFLCELVLLAQHKPHFHPTPSITKLAILTTHEYPFWVLVPVMVMLKPLLFIATCILLFNSNTATDPTDVASVKAIFQSMNSPPQLGWPANGDDPCGQSWKGITCSDTRVTQIDISNNNLIGTIPYQLPPNLQILNFAHNNLTGTLPYSISNLTSLTHLNLNHNQLQQPLNLNFQNLSMLSKLDLSFNSLTGDLPQTMSSLSAITTMYLQNNQFTGTIDILANLPLNSLNVENNNFTGWIPERLKNIDLQTGGNAWSSGLAPPPPPGTPPIPKSKQHHKSGGGTTTGQDAGSGTKDEDKKSGIGGGVIAGIVISIIVVVAIVAFFLVKRKSKKSSSDLEKSGNQSTAPPPSNEAHEVTSVQTSSVHDLKKFDTSASINLKPPPIDRHKSFDNNEVSINSPIVKKTVTPPADVQSYSIADLQITTGSFSMDHLVGEGSFGRVYRAQFDDGKVLAVKKIDSSVLPNDFTEDFLEIVSNISHLHHPNVTELVGYCSEHGQHLLVYEFHKNGSLHDFLHVSDEFSKPLIWNSRVKIALGTARALEYLHEVCSPSVVHKNIKSANILLDAELNPHLSDCGLASYIPNAEQILNHNVGSGYDAPEVALSGQYTFKSDIYSFGVVMLELLSGRKPFDSSRARPDQSLVRWATPQLHDIDALAKMVDPALKGLYPVKSLSRFADVIALCVQPEPEFRPPMSEVVQALVRLVQRANMSRRTTFGSDHGGSLRGSDDPAIRDVQIGS, encoded by the exons ATGTGTGGCTTTGGATTCTTGTGTGAATTGGTGCTGCTCGCTCAGCATAAACCCCACTTTCACCCAACCCCATCAATTACAAAATTAGCAATTTTGACTACACACGAATATCCTTTCTGGGTTCTGGTTCCTGTGATGGTCATGCTGAAGCCCTTGCTGTTCATCGCTACCTGCATTCTTCTTTTCAATTCTAACACTGCCACAGATCCAACTGATG TTGCTTCTGTAAAGGCTATCTTTCAAAGCATGAATTCACCGCCCCAACTAGGCTGGCCTGCTAACGGTGATGATCCCTGTGGACAGTCCTGGAAAGGCATTACTTGTTCCGACACTCGCGTTACACAAAT AGACATCAGTAACAACAATCTTATTGGAACCATACCATACCAACTTCCTCCAAATCTCCAAATTTT AAATTTTGCTCACAATAACTTGACCGGGACACTCCCTTACTCTATCTCTAACCTCACCTCTCTTACTCACCT GAATCTCAATCACAATCAGCTCCAGCAACCACTGAATCTCAACTTTCAAAATCTTTCTATGCTCTCCAAATT AGACCTCTCTTTCAATTCTTTGACAGGCGACCTCCCTCAGACTATGAGCTCACTTTCAGCCATTACCACCAT GTATCTGCAAAACAACCAGTTTACAGGCACTATTGACATTCTTGCTAATCTGCCTCTCAATAGTCT GAATGTAGAAAACAATAATTTCACAGGTTGGATACCGGAGCGGTTGAAAAACATAGACCTTCA GACGGGTGGTAATGCGTGGAGCTCAGGACTTGCACCACCCCCTCCTCCTGGGACGCCTCCAATACCTAAAAGCAAACAACACCATAAATCAGGTGGGGGAACTACCACTGGCCAAGATGCTGGCAGTGGCACAAAAGATGAGGACAAAAAATCTGGAATAGGAGGTGGTGTTATAGCTGGAATTGTGATCTCCATCATTGTTGTTGTGGCAATAGTAGCATTCTTTCTGGTGAAGAGAAAATCGAAAAAGTCATCTTCTGATTTGGAAAAGTCGGGCAATCAATCCACTGCTCCCCCTCCTTCAAATGAAGCACATG AAGTTACATCTGTGCAGACTTCTTCCGTACATGACTTGAAGAAGTTTGACACTTCTGCCTCAATAAATCTAAAACCTCCACCTATTGATCGCCATAAATCGTTTGATAACAACGAAGTCTCAATCAACTCCCCTATTGTCAAGAAGACTGTGACACCTCCTGCAGATGTGCAATCATATTCTATAGCTGATCTTCAGATTACTACTGGCAGCTTCAGTATGGATCATCTCGTTGGTGAGGGGTCTTTCGGGCGTGTGTACCGTGCTCAATTTGATGATGGAAAG GTACTTGCAGTGAAGAAAATAGACTCATCTGTCCTTCCCAATGATTTTACAGAAGATTTTTTAGAAATAGTGTCAAACATCTCCCATTTACACCATCCAAATGTAACAGAGCTTGTAGGTTATTGCTCAGAGCATGGACAACACCTCTTAGTTTACGAGTTTCATAAAAATGGATCACTGCATGACTTCCTTCACGTGTCTGATGAATTCAGTAAACCATTGATATGGAATTCCCGTGTCAAGATAGCTTTGGGAACTGCACGCGCTTTAGA GTACCTGCATGAAGTTTGTTCTCCATCAGTTGTGCATAAGAATATTAAATCAGCCAATATATTACTCGATGCAGAGCTTAATCCTCATCTTTCAGACTGTGGATTGGCAAGCTATATTCCAAATGCAGAGCAG ATACTAAACCATAATGTTGGATCTGGATATGATGCCCCTGAAGTTGCATTGTCTGGTCAGTATACCTTTAAAAGTGATATCTACAGCTTTGGGGTTGTCATGTTGGAGCTTCTCAGTGGCCGCAAACCATTTGATAG CTCGAGAGCAAGACCGGACCAGTCTTTGGTTCGATGGGCAACGCCCCAGCTTCACGATATTGATGCATTGGCTAAAATGGTTGATCCTGCCCTGAAAGGGTTGTATCCTGTTAAATCTCTGTCACGTTTTGCTGATGTTATTGCCCTATGCGTACAG CCGGAGCCTGAATTCCGACCACCAATGTCAGAGGTGGTTCAAGCACTTGTACGATTAGTGCAGCGAGCTAACATGAGCAGGCGGACAACATTTGGAAGTGATCATGGAGGATCCCTACGAGGAAGTGATGATCCAGCTATACGGGACGTCCAAATCGGATCATAA
- the LOC127132035 gene encoding O-fucosyltransferase 5, with amino-acid sequence MQRDSDEEEEHQLIQQHNQWKPPPFFKFQKRYLFAILPLSIIVFFYFAPDPHSVFSLTFSSLHQSNHSQLRALSLLRQQNLLLLRTLNSTSPELDNLKSALIHQISLNSQIQQVLLNPHGIEDFDDRCRTVGQNVSHRRSIKWKPKANKYLLALCVSEHLICLQKHMFIAALLNRVLIIPNSKLVDYEYDRVLDIDHINQCMGTKVVIPFEQEFSKNNNHHHHHLTDRSVKLLCYFALPQPCFVDGERLRKKMKLLGLSMSKPEVVWAEEDTKKPTKRTVEDVVSKFSSDEPVVAIGDVYYANMEWMSGPVAHHCNYLIQPTRLILLTAQRFIQTFLGRNFVALHFPRNRFLKFCNDANQSTCFYPIPQAADCISRVVERANAPVIYLSTDAAESDIRLLQSLIVVNGRSVPLVKRPPRNSAEKWDALLYRHHIDGDPQVQGMLEKTICAMSSVFIGASRSTFTRDIQQLRKDWGSASLCDQYLCKDEEPNVVTENELVS; translated from the exons ATGCAGAGAGATTCCGACGAAGAAGAAGAACACCAACTTATCCAGCAACACAACCAGTGGAAGCCCCCTCCCTTTTTCAAGTTTCAAAAGAGGTACCTCTTCGCCATTCTTCCTCTCTCCATCATCGTCTTCTTCTACTTCGCCCCCGATCCCCACTCCGTCTTCTCCCTCACCTTCTCCTCTCTCCATCAATCCAACCATTCACAATTGCGAGCCCTTTCCCTCCTCCGCCAACAGAATTTACTACTTCTCCGCACTTTAAACTCCACTTCGCCGGAATTGGACAATCTCAAATCGGCCTTGATCCACCAGATTTCTCTCAACTCGCAAATTCAACAGGTTCTACTAAACCCCCATGGAATTGAAGATTTTGATGATAGATGCAGAACAGTGGGACAGAATGTATCGCATAGAAGAAGCATAAAGTGGAAGCCCAAAGCTAATAAGTATTTGCTTGCCTTATGCGTATCGGAGCATCTCATTTGCTTGCAGAAGCACATGTTTATCGCGGCTCTTCTAAACCGGGTTTTGATCATTCCGAATTCGAAACTGGTTGATTACGAGTACGACAGAGTGTTGGATATTGATCACATCAATCAATGCATGGGAACGAAGGTAGTGATCCCCTTTGAACAAGAATTTTCCAAGAATAATaaccatcatcatcaccatcttACCGATAGATCAGTTAAGCTCCTTTGTTATTTTGCACTGCCCCAACCCTGTTTTGTAGACGGAGAACGCTTGAGGAAGAAGATGAAACTGCTGGGTTTGTCTATGAGTAAACCAGAGGTGGTTTGGGCTGAAGAAGATACAAAGAAACCTACAAAAAGAACTGTTGAAGATGTTGTGTCTAAGTTTTCAAGCGACGAACCTGTTGTCGCTATCGGGGATGTTTACTATGCTAACATGGAGTGGATGAGTGGTCCTGTCGCTCACCATTGCAACTATCTCATTCAACCCACACGCCTAATTCTGCTCACTGCTCAGCGTTTTATTCAAACTTTCCTAGGGAGAAACTTTGTTGCATTGCATTTTCCAAGAAACCGatttttgaaattctg TAATGATGCGAACCAATCGACTTGTTTTTATCCGATTCCTCAAGCAGCAGATTGCATATCGCGTGTGGTAGAAAGAGCCAATGCACCTGTCATTTATCTTTCCACAGATGCTGCAGAATCCGATATCCGTCTGCTTCAGTCGCTGATTGTGGTAAATGGTAGGTCTGTTCCGCTTGTTAAGCGCCCCCCTCGTAATTCAGCAGAAAAATGGGATGCTTTGTTATACAGACATCATATTGATGGAGATCCTCAG GTGCAAGGTATGTTGGAGAAGACTATATGTGCCATGTCTAGTGTGTTCATCGGAGCTTCCAGATCAACTTTCACTCGAGACATCCAACAGCTAAGAAAGGATTGGGGATCAGCATCACTGTGCGATCAGTATCTTTGCAAAGATGAGGAGCCAAATGTTGTTACAGAAAATGAATTAGTTAGTTAG
- the LOC127132034 gene encoding protein STRUBBELIG-RECEPTOR FAMILY 7 isoform X1 gives MCGFGFLCELVLLAQHKPHFHPTPSITKLAILTTHEYPFWVLVPVMVMLKPLLFIATCILLFNSNTATDPTDVASVKAIFQSMNSPPQLGWPANGDDPCGQSWKGITCSDTRVTQINLSNLALTGTLAYGLDRLTSLTNLDISNNNLIGTIPYQLPPNLQILNFAHNNLTGTLPYSISNLTSLTHLNLNHNQLQQPLNLNFQNLSMLSKLDLSFNSLTGDLPQTMSSLSAITTMYLQNNQFTGTIDILANLPLNSLNVENNNFTGWIPERLKNIDLQTGGNAWSSGLAPPPPPGTPPIPKSKQHHKSGGGTTTGQDAGSGTKDEDKKSGIGGGVIAGIVISIIVVVAIVAFFLVKRKSKKSSSDLEKSGNQSTAPPPSNEAHEVTSVQTSSVHDLKKFDTSASINLKPPPIDRHKSFDNNEVSINSPIVKKTVTPPADVQSYSIADLQITTGSFSMDHLVGEGSFGRVYRAQFDDGKVLAVKKIDSSVLPNDFTEDFLEIVSNISHLHHPNVTELVGYCSEHGQHLLVYEFHKNGSLHDFLHVSDEFSKPLIWNSRVKIALGTARALEYLHEVCSPSVVHKNIKSANILLDAELNPHLSDCGLASYIPNAEQILNHNVGSGYDAPEVALSGQYTFKSDIYSFGVVMLELLSGRKPFDSSRARPDQSLVRWATPQLHDIDALAKMVDPALKGLYPVKSLSRFADVIALCVQPEPEFRPPMSEVVQALVRLVQRANMSRRTTFGSDHGGSLRGSDDPAIRDVQIGS, from the exons ATGTGTGGCTTTGGATTCTTGTGTGAATTGGTGCTGCTCGCTCAGCATAAACCCCACTTTCACCCAACCCCATCAATTACAAAATTAGCAATTTTGACTACACACGAATATCCTTTCTGGGTTCTGGTTCCTGTGATGGTCATGCTGAAGCCCTTGCTGTTCATCGCTACCTGCATTCTTCTTTTCAATTCTAACACTGCCACAGATCCAACTGATG TTGCTTCTGTAAAGGCTATCTTTCAAAGCATGAATTCACCGCCCCAACTAGGCTGGCCTGCTAACGGTGATGATCCCTGTGGACAGTCCTGGAAAGGCATTACTTGTTCCGACACTCGCGTTACACAAAT CAATTTGTCCAATCTTGCTCTAACCGGAACATTGGCTTACGGATTAGACCGTTTGACATCTCTCACCAATCT AGACATCAGTAACAACAATCTTATTGGAACCATACCATACCAACTTCCTCCAAATCTCCAAATTTT AAATTTTGCTCACAATAACTTGACCGGGACACTCCCTTACTCTATCTCTAACCTCACCTCTCTTACTCACCT GAATCTCAATCACAATCAGCTCCAGCAACCACTGAATCTCAACTTTCAAAATCTTTCTATGCTCTCCAAATT AGACCTCTCTTTCAATTCTTTGACAGGCGACCTCCCTCAGACTATGAGCTCACTTTCAGCCATTACCACCAT GTATCTGCAAAACAACCAGTTTACAGGCACTATTGACATTCTTGCTAATCTGCCTCTCAATAGTCT GAATGTAGAAAACAATAATTTCACAGGTTGGATACCGGAGCGGTTGAAAAACATAGACCTTCA GACGGGTGGTAATGCGTGGAGCTCAGGACTTGCACCACCCCCTCCTCCTGGGACGCCTCCAATACCTAAAAGCAAACAACACCATAAATCAGGTGGGGGAACTACCACTGGCCAAGATGCTGGCAGTGGCACAAAAGATGAGGACAAAAAATCTGGAATAGGAGGTGGTGTTATAGCTGGAATTGTGATCTCCATCATTGTTGTTGTGGCAATAGTAGCATTCTTTCTGGTGAAGAGAAAATCGAAAAAGTCATCTTCTGATTTGGAAAAGTCGGGCAATCAATCCACTGCTCCCCCTCCTTCAAATGAAGCACATG AAGTTACATCTGTGCAGACTTCTTCCGTACATGACTTGAAGAAGTTTGACACTTCTGCCTCAATAAATCTAAAACCTCCACCTATTGATCGCCATAAATCGTTTGATAACAACGAAGTCTCAATCAACTCCCCTATTGTCAAGAAGACTGTGACACCTCCTGCAGATGTGCAATCATATTCTATAGCTGATCTTCAGATTACTACTGGCAGCTTCAGTATGGATCATCTCGTTGGTGAGGGGTCTTTCGGGCGTGTGTACCGTGCTCAATTTGATGATGGAAAG GTACTTGCAGTGAAGAAAATAGACTCATCTGTCCTTCCCAATGATTTTACAGAAGATTTTTTAGAAATAGTGTCAAACATCTCCCATTTACACCATCCAAATGTAACAGAGCTTGTAGGTTATTGCTCAGAGCATGGACAACACCTCTTAGTTTACGAGTTTCATAAAAATGGATCACTGCATGACTTCCTTCACGTGTCTGATGAATTCAGTAAACCATTGATATGGAATTCCCGTGTCAAGATAGCTTTGGGAACTGCACGCGCTTTAGA GTACCTGCATGAAGTTTGTTCTCCATCAGTTGTGCATAAGAATATTAAATCAGCCAATATATTACTCGATGCAGAGCTTAATCCTCATCTTTCAGACTGTGGATTGGCAAGCTATATTCCAAATGCAGAGCAG ATACTAAACCATAATGTTGGATCTGGATATGATGCCCCTGAAGTTGCATTGTCTGGTCAGTATACCTTTAAAAGTGATATCTACAGCTTTGGGGTTGTCATGTTGGAGCTTCTCAGTGGCCGCAAACCATTTGATAG CTCGAGAGCAAGACCGGACCAGTCTTTGGTTCGATGGGCAACGCCCCAGCTTCACGATATTGATGCATTGGCTAAAATGGTTGATCCTGCCCTGAAAGGGTTGTATCCTGTTAAATCTCTGTCACGTTTTGCTGATGTTATTGCCCTATGCGTACAG CCGGAGCCTGAATTCCGACCACCAATGTCAGAGGTGGTTCAAGCACTTGTACGATTAGTGCAGCGAGCTAACATGAGCAGGCGGACAACATTTGGAAGTGATCATGGAGGATCCCTACGAGGAAGTGATGATCCAGCTATACGGGACGTCCAAATCGGATCATAA
- the LOC127132034 gene encoding protein STRUBBELIG-RECEPTOR FAMILY 7 isoform X2 translates to MCGFGFLCELVLLAQHKPHFHPTPSITKLAILTTHEYPFWVLVPVMVMLKPLLFIATCILLFNSNTATDPTDVASVKAIFQSMNSPPQLGWPANGDDPCGQSWKGITCSDTRVTQINLSNLALTGTLAYGLDRLTSLTNLNNNLIGTIPYQLPPNLQILNFAHNNLTGTLPYSISNLTSLTHLNLNHNQLQQPLNLNFQNLSMLSKLDLSFNSLTGDLPQTMSSLSAITTMYLQNNQFTGTIDILANLPLNSLNVENNNFTGWIPERLKNIDLQTGGNAWSSGLAPPPPPGTPPIPKSKQHHKSGGGTTTGQDAGSGTKDEDKKSGIGGGVIAGIVISIIVVVAIVAFFLVKRKSKKSSSDLEKSGNQSTAPPPSNEAHEVTSVQTSSVHDLKKFDTSASINLKPPPIDRHKSFDNNEVSINSPIVKKTVTPPADVQSYSIADLQITTGSFSMDHLVGEGSFGRVYRAQFDDGKVLAVKKIDSSVLPNDFTEDFLEIVSNISHLHHPNVTELVGYCSEHGQHLLVYEFHKNGSLHDFLHVSDEFSKPLIWNSRVKIALGTARALEYLHEVCSPSVVHKNIKSANILLDAELNPHLSDCGLASYIPNAEQILNHNVGSGYDAPEVALSGQYTFKSDIYSFGVVMLELLSGRKPFDSSRARPDQSLVRWATPQLHDIDALAKMVDPALKGLYPVKSLSRFADVIALCVQPEPEFRPPMSEVVQALVRLVQRANMSRRTTFGSDHGGSLRGSDDPAIRDVQIGS, encoded by the exons ATGTGTGGCTTTGGATTCTTGTGTGAATTGGTGCTGCTCGCTCAGCATAAACCCCACTTTCACCCAACCCCATCAATTACAAAATTAGCAATTTTGACTACACACGAATATCCTTTCTGGGTTCTGGTTCCTGTGATGGTCATGCTGAAGCCCTTGCTGTTCATCGCTACCTGCATTCTTCTTTTCAATTCTAACACTGCCACAGATCCAACTGATG TTGCTTCTGTAAAGGCTATCTTTCAAAGCATGAATTCACCGCCCCAACTAGGCTGGCCTGCTAACGGTGATGATCCCTGTGGACAGTCCTGGAAAGGCATTACTTGTTCCGACACTCGCGTTACACAAAT CAATTTGTCCAATCTTGCTCTAACCGGAACATTGGCTTACGGATTAGACCGTTTGACATCTCTCACCAATCT TAACAACAATCTTATTGGAACCATACCATACCAACTTCCTCCAAATCTCCAAATTTT AAATTTTGCTCACAATAACTTGACCGGGACACTCCCTTACTCTATCTCTAACCTCACCTCTCTTACTCACCT GAATCTCAATCACAATCAGCTCCAGCAACCACTGAATCTCAACTTTCAAAATCTTTCTATGCTCTCCAAATT AGACCTCTCTTTCAATTCTTTGACAGGCGACCTCCCTCAGACTATGAGCTCACTTTCAGCCATTACCACCAT GTATCTGCAAAACAACCAGTTTACAGGCACTATTGACATTCTTGCTAATCTGCCTCTCAATAGTCT GAATGTAGAAAACAATAATTTCACAGGTTGGATACCGGAGCGGTTGAAAAACATAGACCTTCA GACGGGTGGTAATGCGTGGAGCTCAGGACTTGCACCACCCCCTCCTCCTGGGACGCCTCCAATACCTAAAAGCAAACAACACCATAAATCAGGTGGGGGAACTACCACTGGCCAAGATGCTGGCAGTGGCACAAAAGATGAGGACAAAAAATCTGGAATAGGAGGTGGTGTTATAGCTGGAATTGTGATCTCCATCATTGTTGTTGTGGCAATAGTAGCATTCTTTCTGGTGAAGAGAAAATCGAAAAAGTCATCTTCTGATTTGGAAAAGTCGGGCAATCAATCCACTGCTCCCCCTCCTTCAAATGAAGCACATG AAGTTACATCTGTGCAGACTTCTTCCGTACATGACTTGAAGAAGTTTGACACTTCTGCCTCAATAAATCTAAAACCTCCACCTATTGATCGCCATAAATCGTTTGATAACAACGAAGTCTCAATCAACTCCCCTATTGTCAAGAAGACTGTGACACCTCCTGCAGATGTGCAATCATATTCTATAGCTGATCTTCAGATTACTACTGGCAGCTTCAGTATGGATCATCTCGTTGGTGAGGGGTCTTTCGGGCGTGTGTACCGTGCTCAATTTGATGATGGAAAG GTACTTGCAGTGAAGAAAATAGACTCATCTGTCCTTCCCAATGATTTTACAGAAGATTTTTTAGAAATAGTGTCAAACATCTCCCATTTACACCATCCAAATGTAACAGAGCTTGTAGGTTATTGCTCAGAGCATGGACAACACCTCTTAGTTTACGAGTTTCATAAAAATGGATCACTGCATGACTTCCTTCACGTGTCTGATGAATTCAGTAAACCATTGATATGGAATTCCCGTGTCAAGATAGCTTTGGGAACTGCACGCGCTTTAGA GTACCTGCATGAAGTTTGTTCTCCATCAGTTGTGCATAAGAATATTAAATCAGCCAATATATTACTCGATGCAGAGCTTAATCCTCATCTTTCAGACTGTGGATTGGCAAGCTATATTCCAAATGCAGAGCAG ATACTAAACCATAATGTTGGATCTGGATATGATGCCCCTGAAGTTGCATTGTCTGGTCAGTATACCTTTAAAAGTGATATCTACAGCTTTGGGGTTGTCATGTTGGAGCTTCTCAGTGGCCGCAAACCATTTGATAG CTCGAGAGCAAGACCGGACCAGTCTTTGGTTCGATGGGCAACGCCCCAGCTTCACGATATTGATGCATTGGCTAAAATGGTTGATCCTGCCCTGAAAGGGTTGTATCCTGTTAAATCTCTGTCACGTTTTGCTGATGTTATTGCCCTATGCGTACAG CCGGAGCCTGAATTCCGACCACCAATGTCAGAGGTGGTTCAAGCACTTGTACGATTAGTGCAGCGAGCTAACATGAGCAGGCGGACAACATTTGGAAGTGATCATGGAGGATCCCTACGAGGAAGTGATGATCCAGCTATACGGGACGTCCAAATCGGATCATAA
- the LOC127132034 gene encoding protein STRUBBELIG-RECEPTOR FAMILY 7 isoform X4 produces MCGFGFLCELVLLAQHKPHFHPTPSITKLAILTTHEYPFWVLVPVMVMLKPLLFIATCILLFNSNTATDPTDVASVKAIFQSMNSPPQLGWPANGDDPCGQSWKGITCSDTRVTQIDLSFNSLTGDLPQTMSSLSAITTMYLQNNQFTGTIDILANLPLNSLNVENNNFTGWIPERLKNIDLQTGGNAWSSGLAPPPPPGTPPIPKSKQHHKSGGGTTTGQDAGSGTKDEDKKSGIGGGVIAGIVISIIVVVAIVAFFLVKRKSKKSSSDLEKSGNQSTAPPPSNEAHEVTSVQTSSVHDLKKFDTSASINLKPPPIDRHKSFDNNEVSINSPIVKKTVTPPADVQSYSIADLQITTGSFSMDHLVGEGSFGRVYRAQFDDGKVLAVKKIDSSVLPNDFTEDFLEIVSNISHLHHPNVTELVGYCSEHGQHLLVYEFHKNGSLHDFLHVSDEFSKPLIWNSRVKIALGTARALEYLHEVCSPSVVHKNIKSANILLDAELNPHLSDCGLASYIPNAEQILNHNVGSGYDAPEVALSGQYTFKSDIYSFGVVMLELLSGRKPFDSSRARPDQSLVRWATPQLHDIDALAKMVDPALKGLYPVKSLSRFADVIALCVQPEPEFRPPMSEVVQALVRLVQRANMSRRTTFGSDHGGSLRGSDDPAIRDVQIGS; encoded by the exons ATGTGTGGCTTTGGATTCTTGTGTGAATTGGTGCTGCTCGCTCAGCATAAACCCCACTTTCACCCAACCCCATCAATTACAAAATTAGCAATTTTGACTACACACGAATATCCTTTCTGGGTTCTGGTTCCTGTGATGGTCATGCTGAAGCCCTTGCTGTTCATCGCTACCTGCATTCTTCTTTTCAATTCTAACACTGCCACAGATCCAACTGATG TTGCTTCTGTAAAGGCTATCTTTCAAAGCATGAATTCACCGCCCCAACTAGGCTGGCCTGCTAACGGTGATGATCCCTGTGGACAGTCCTGGAAAGGCATTACTTGTTCCGACACTCGCGTTACACAAAT AGACCTCTCTTTCAATTCTTTGACAGGCGACCTCCCTCAGACTATGAGCTCACTTTCAGCCATTACCACCAT GTATCTGCAAAACAACCAGTTTACAGGCACTATTGACATTCTTGCTAATCTGCCTCTCAATAGTCT GAATGTAGAAAACAATAATTTCACAGGTTGGATACCGGAGCGGTTGAAAAACATAGACCTTCA GACGGGTGGTAATGCGTGGAGCTCAGGACTTGCACCACCCCCTCCTCCTGGGACGCCTCCAATACCTAAAAGCAAACAACACCATAAATCAGGTGGGGGAACTACCACTGGCCAAGATGCTGGCAGTGGCACAAAAGATGAGGACAAAAAATCTGGAATAGGAGGTGGTGTTATAGCTGGAATTGTGATCTCCATCATTGTTGTTGTGGCAATAGTAGCATTCTTTCTGGTGAAGAGAAAATCGAAAAAGTCATCTTCTGATTTGGAAAAGTCGGGCAATCAATCCACTGCTCCCCCTCCTTCAAATGAAGCACATG AAGTTACATCTGTGCAGACTTCTTCCGTACATGACTTGAAGAAGTTTGACACTTCTGCCTCAATAAATCTAAAACCTCCACCTATTGATCGCCATAAATCGTTTGATAACAACGAAGTCTCAATCAACTCCCCTATTGTCAAGAAGACTGTGACACCTCCTGCAGATGTGCAATCATATTCTATAGCTGATCTTCAGATTACTACTGGCAGCTTCAGTATGGATCATCTCGTTGGTGAGGGGTCTTTCGGGCGTGTGTACCGTGCTCAATTTGATGATGGAAAG GTACTTGCAGTGAAGAAAATAGACTCATCTGTCCTTCCCAATGATTTTACAGAAGATTTTTTAGAAATAGTGTCAAACATCTCCCATTTACACCATCCAAATGTAACAGAGCTTGTAGGTTATTGCTCAGAGCATGGACAACACCTCTTAGTTTACGAGTTTCATAAAAATGGATCACTGCATGACTTCCTTCACGTGTCTGATGAATTCAGTAAACCATTGATATGGAATTCCCGTGTCAAGATAGCTTTGGGAACTGCACGCGCTTTAGA GTACCTGCATGAAGTTTGTTCTCCATCAGTTGTGCATAAGAATATTAAATCAGCCAATATATTACTCGATGCAGAGCTTAATCCTCATCTTTCAGACTGTGGATTGGCAAGCTATATTCCAAATGCAGAGCAG ATACTAAACCATAATGTTGGATCTGGATATGATGCCCCTGAAGTTGCATTGTCTGGTCAGTATACCTTTAAAAGTGATATCTACAGCTTTGGGGTTGTCATGTTGGAGCTTCTCAGTGGCCGCAAACCATTTGATAG CTCGAGAGCAAGACCGGACCAGTCTTTGGTTCGATGGGCAACGCCCCAGCTTCACGATATTGATGCATTGGCTAAAATGGTTGATCCTGCCCTGAAAGGGTTGTATCCTGTTAAATCTCTGTCACGTTTTGCTGATGTTATTGCCCTATGCGTACAG CCGGAGCCTGAATTCCGACCACCAATGTCAGAGGTGGTTCAAGCACTTGTACGATTAGTGCAGCGAGCTAACATGAGCAGGCGGACAACATTTGGAAGTGATCATGGAGGATCCCTACGAGGAAGTGATGATCCAGCTATACGGGACGTCCAAATCGGATCATAA